Proteins encoded together in one Polaribacter reichenbachii window:
- a CDS encoding AraC family transcriptional regulator yields the protein MNTQHKISNTTITRICDAIVYVEENLDKKLSLAKVAQKAFFSPYHFHRLFRVVTNETLQNFINRKRIEKAASYLLHQKEKSVTEVSELVGYTNLSSFSKSFKKFYGISPTNFKEISPNKFSKISKIESKKGQIKISFEQYICNINNALNWLKMNTKPAIKTTPRLDLAYISHKGKIEAIGSVYNKLVKWATPKGLISEQTKMVTIYHDSPKITDPNNIRMSACIVLNDPIDLDDSVNLRILSPTKCIVSRFEITPFQFQQAWESSFVWMTENGYKKADNDPFEIYHNNAAEHPENKFIVDFCIPIL from the coding sequence TTGAATACACAACATAAAATCTCAAACACCACTATTACCAGAATTTGTGATGCGATTGTGTATGTTGAAGAAAATTTAGATAAAAAACTATCTTTAGCAAAAGTTGCTCAAAAAGCCTTTTTTTCTCCTTACCATTTTCATAGATTATTTAGAGTTGTTACTAATGAAACTTTACAAAATTTCATAAATAGAAAACGAATAGAAAAAGCAGCTTCTTATTTATTACATCAAAAAGAAAAATCTGTAACAGAAGTTTCAGAACTTGTAGGTTATACTAATTTATCATCATTTTCTAAATCTTTTAAAAAATTCTACGGAATTTCGCCAACCAATTTCAAAGAAATTAGTCCAAATAAATTTAGCAAGATTAGCAAAATAGAAAGCAAGAAAGGACAAATTAAAATTAGTTTCGAGCAATATATTTGCAATATCAATAACGCATTAAATTGGTTAAAAATGAATACAAAACCGGCAATAAAAACAACGCCAAGATTAGATTTAGCATACATTTCTCATAAAGGTAAAATTGAAGCAATTGGCAGTGTCTATAATAAATTAGTAAAATGGGCCACTCCAAAAGGTTTAATAAGTGAGCAAACTAAAATGGTTACCATTTATCACGACAGCCCAAAAATTACAGATCCAAATAATATACGAATGAGTGCTTGTATTGTTTTAAATGATCCTATTGATTTAGATGATTCTGTAAATTTAAGAATACTAAGTCCAACAAAATGCATCGTTTCTCGATTCGAAATCACACCTTTTCAATTTCAACAAGCTTGGGAATCTTCCTTTGTTTGGATGACCGAAAATGGCTACAAAAAAGCCGATAATGATCCTTTTGAAATTTACCATAATAATGCTGCAGAACATCCAGAAAACAAGTTTATTGTAGATTTTTGTATTCCTATTTTATAA
- a CDS encoding TonB-dependent receptor, with protein sequence MKRILFLLFTITQFSLLAQTTISGKVTDSKKQPILGASVYLEGTYDGTSTNEKGEFLFTSEETGTQTLVISFVSFETFVKIDDVSAFKNLQVKLRDDVNSLDAVTINAGTFKAGEKAKVTVLKPLDIVTTASAVGDVLGALQTLPGTSSAAEDGRLFVRGGNAEETQIFIDGVRVFTPYSPSPNNAPTRGRYSPFLFKGITFSTGGYSAEYGQALSGVLDLTTIDKPDQEKTDISLMTVGVGVGNTQIWGKNSLSVNASYINLDPYTAAFPDRNQWLKPYQAASGEAVYRHSFKDDSMLKIYGAFSYTDLDVIQDDINFEDGFRFGLQNRNLYINSTYKNKFGNNWKIESGVSFTNDNSTVKIIDDVVNNTENSAHFKAKIKKQFSSRFRIAFGSEYFITDFNEDYTPINHQKFAYGFNNNLFASFAETDIFFSKNLAAKIGVRAENSDLLNQFTISPRASLSYKSGKNSQLSLAYGQFYQNPNNSYLKFNQDFKAENTTHLIANYQHTKKNQIFRIEAYYKDYKDLVKYDSEIANFDSNFSNNGSAYAKGIDIFWRQNQKIKNTDYWVSYSFLDTERDYRNYTTSATPNFASAHNLSIVGKHWIEKLKSQVGITYNFASGRTYTNPNEPGFLNNKTKSYNSVSLNWAYLIDQQKILYFSVNNALGTKNVFGYNYKNTPNVNGNFDRQAVVPNADRFFFVGFFWTISTDKKSNQLNNL encoded by the coding sequence ATGAAACGAATTTTATTTTTACTATTTACTATAACTCAATTTTCTTTACTAGCCCAAACCACAATTTCTGGTAAAGTTACAGATTCTAAAAAACAACCAATTTTAGGAGCAAGTGTATATTTAGAAGGCACTTACGATGGAACATCAACCAACGAAAAAGGCGAATTTTTATTTACATCAGAAGAAACAGGAACCCAAACATTAGTCATTTCTTTTGTTTCTTTCGAAACTTTTGTTAAAATAGATGATGTTTCTGCATTCAAAAATTTACAAGTAAAACTAAGAGATGATGTTAATTCATTAGATGCAGTAACTATAAACGCGGGTACTTTTAAAGCCGGAGAAAAAGCAAAAGTAACTGTTTTAAAACCTTTAGATATTGTTACAACTGCAAGTGCAGTTGGCGATGTTTTAGGCGCCTTACAAACCTTACCAGGAACCTCTTCTGCAGCAGAAGATGGTCGTCTTTTTGTAAGAGGTGGTAATGCAGAAGAAACGCAAATTTTTATAGATGGTGTTCGTGTTTTTACACCTTACAGTCCATCACCAAACAACGCTCCAACTCGTGGTCGTTATTCACCCTTTTTATTCAAAGGAATTACATTTTCTACTGGCGGTTATTCTGCTGAATATGGGCAAGCTTTATCTGGAGTTTTAGATTTAACAACTATAGACAAACCAGATCAAGAGAAAACAGATATTTCTTTAATGACTGTTGGTGTTGGAGTTGGTAATACACAAATTTGGGGTAAAAATTCATTAAGTGTAAATGCTTCTTATATTAATTTAGATCCTTATACAGCAGCTTTTCCAGATAGAAATCAATGGTTAAAACCTTACCAAGCTGCAAGTGGAGAAGCCGTTTACAGACATAGTTTTAAAGACGATTCTATGTTAAAAATTTATGGAGCATTTAGTTATACTGATTTAGATGTAATTCAAGATGATATTAATTTCGAAGACGGATTTCGTTTTGGTTTGCAAAACAGAAACCTCTACATAAACAGTACCTACAAAAACAAATTTGGCAACAATTGGAAAATAGAAAGTGGTGTAAGTTTTACCAATGATAATTCTACCGTAAAAATTATTGATGATGTTGTAAACAACACTGAAAATTCGGCACATTTTAAAGCAAAAATTAAAAAACAATTTTCTAGCAGATTTAGAATAGCTTTTGGTTCTGAATATTTTATCACAGATTTTAATGAAGATTATACACCAATCAACCATCAAAAATTTGCTTATGGTTTCAATAATAATCTATTTGCATCTTTTGCAGAAACAGACATCTTTTTCTCTAAAAATTTAGCAGCAAAAATAGGAGTTAGAGCAGAAAACTCAGATTTATTAAACCAATTTACAATTTCACCTAGAGCTTCTTTATCCTATAAATCTGGTAAAAATTCGCAATTATCGTTGGCTTATGGTCAGTTTTACCAAAATCCGAATAACAGTTATTTAAAATTTAATCAAGATTTTAAAGCTGAAAATACCACACATTTAATTGCCAATTATCAGCATACAAAAAAGAACCAAATCTTTAGAATTGAGGCCTATTACAAAGACTATAAAGATTTAGTAAAATACGATTCAGAAATAGCTAATTTCGATTCTAATTTCTCAAATAACGGTTCAGCTTATGCAAAAGGTATAGATATTTTCTGGAGACAAAATCAAAAAATTAAAAACACAGATTATTGGGTTTCTTACTCATTTTTAGACACAGAAAGGGATTACAGAAACTACACAACCTCAGCAACACCAAATTTTGCCTCTGCTCATAATTTATCTATTGTGGGTAAACATTGGATCGAAAAATTAAAAAGTCAGGTTGGTATTACCTATAATTTTGCTTCTGGTAGAACGTACACAAACCCAAATGAACCCGGTTTTTTAAACAATAAAACTAAAAGTTACAATTCTGTAAGTTTAAACTGGGCCTATTTAATAGACCAACAAAAGATTTTATATTTCTCTGTAAACAACGCTTTAGGTACCAAAAATGTGTTTGGATACAACTATAAAAACACACCAAATGTTAACGGAAATTTCGACAGACAAGCAGTTGTACCTAATGCCGATCGCTTCTTTTTTGTAGGCTTTTTCTGGACTATAAGTACAGACAAAAAATCGAATCAATTAAATAATCTATAA
- a CDS encoding alpha/beta hydrolase, whose translation MKTFTTILFLFLIQYTNAQFEDRFYYPSKKLKKIEIPHTEEFISVEKDSLHTIFFQPKKSAKATILFFHGAGGNISSYQFMIAPLVKNGYQVYAVDFRGYGKSTGNATHINVATDSEIVFSKMKEHKAIKNKKLIVYGASLGCQIATHLTNKHQKEIDALILDGGFSSFADIAKENAPEQVHNYIDNVLGKMYPSKEEIKSIINIPKLIIHSTEDTSIAIQHSKIVFKNATEPKVFFTSKKDHLLAITYETEAVLSKINSLFTIQE comes from the coding sequence ATGAAAACATTTACCACAATCTTATTTCTATTTCTTATTCAATATACTAACGCACAATTCGAAGATCGATTTTATTACCCAAGTAAAAAGTTGAAAAAAATTGAAATTCCGCATACAGAAGAATTTATATCCGTAGAAAAAGACAGTTTACACACTATTTTTTTTCAACCTAAAAAATCAGCAAAAGCAACCATTTTATTTTTTCACGGAGCAGGGGGTAATATTTCTAGTTATCAATTTATGATAGCGCCTTTGGTTAAAAATGGCTATCAAGTTTATGCTGTAGATTTTAGAGGTTATGGTAAATCTACAGGAAATGCAACTCATATTAATGTAGCAACAGATAGTGAAATCGTGTTTTCGAAAATGAAAGAACACAAAGCCATAAAAAACAAAAAACTCATTGTTTATGGTGCTTCTCTAGGTTGCCAAATTGCAACTCACCTTACAAATAAGCATCAAAAAGAAATAGATGCTTTAATTTTAGATGGTGGTTTTTCATCTTTTGCAGATATTGCTAAAGAGAATGCACCAGAACAAGTACATAATTATATAGACAATGTATTAGGTAAAATGTATCCTTCTAAAGAAGAAATAAAATCAATAATAAATATTCCAAAATTAATTATTCATAGTACAGAAGATACATCTATAGCTATACAACATTCTAAAATTGTTTTTAAAAATGCTACAGAACCAAAAGTTTTTTTCACTTCTAAAAAAGATCATTTACTAGCTATAACTTACGAAACTGAAGCTGTTTTATCAAAAATTAATAGTTTATTTACAATTCAGGAATAA
- a CDS encoding DUF2141 domain-containing protein, whose amino-acid sequence MKKILLIATFIISGILSVNAQDQETFNLKIEIEGIKTNKGKIYIAIYDNEASFLKSSKGVIAEINDLKSTAIIKNLKKGEYAISLFQDVNENKKMDTKIFGIPKEPYGFSNDATGFMGPPKYNDAKFNLDANKTITININ is encoded by the coding sequence ATGAAAAAAATACTTTTAATAGCAACTTTTATCATCAGCGGAATTTTATCAGTTAATGCACAAGATCAAGAAACTTTTAATTTAAAAATAGAAATAGAAGGTATAAAAACCAATAAAGGTAAAATCTATATTGCTATCTATGATAATGAGGCTTCTTTTCTTAAAAGTTCTAAAGGAGTTATTGCAGAAATTAACGATTTAAAATCTACTGCAATTATTAAAAATTTGAAAAAAGGTGAATATGCAATTTCTTTATTTCAGGATGTAAACGAAAATAAAAAAATGGACACTAAAATATTCGGAATTCCGAAAGAACCTTATGGTTTTTCTAATGATGCTACTGGTTTTATGGGACCTCCAAAATATAATGATGCCAAATTTAATTTAGATGCAAACAAGACAATAACTATAAATATAAACTAA
- a CDS encoding DUF2306 domain-containing protein, with protein MLLKKTSYYLIAFCGILIGLYPSAYFIVSDRKFGLLASKSTELLADNLWNTMFYIHIVLGGIALFIGWLQFNKKFRNKYLKRHKNIGKIYIFSVLLSSISGLYIGYFATGGIIAKSGFMTMAIAWFLTTLFAFTSVKKGDIKKHQKLMTYSYAICFAAVTLRIYLPIFTPLFGGFLPAYKLIAWLCWLPNILVAYFINKQQFKTIN; from the coding sequence ATGTTACTTAAAAAAACATCTTATTATTTAATTGCCTTTTGTGGAATTTTAATAGGTTTATATCCTTCTGCATATTTTATAGTATCTGATAGAAAATTCGGATTACTTGCAAGTAAATCTACAGAGCTTCTTGCAGATAATTTATGGAACACAATGTTTTATATTCATATTGTTTTAGGAGGTATAGCTTTATTTATAGGATGGCTTCAATTCAATAAAAAATTTAGAAACAAGTATTTAAAACGTCATAAAAACATAGGAAAAATATATATCTTTTCTGTATTACTAAGTTCAATATCAGGACTTTATATTGGTTACTTTGCTACAGGTGGTATTATTGCTAAATCTGGTTTTATGACGATGGCAATTGCTTGGTTTTTAACAACACTATTTGCTTTTACCTCAGTAAAAAAAGGGGATATTAAAAAACATCAAAAACTTATGACTTATAGTTATGCAATTTGTTTTGCAGCTGTAACATTAAGAATTTATTTACCAATATTCACTCCACTTTTTGGCGGCTTTTTACCAGCATACAAACTAATTGCTTGGTTGTGTTGGCTGCCAAATATTCTAGTCGCTTACTTTATTAACAAACAACAATTTAAAACAATAAATTAA
- a CDS encoding tetratricopeptide repeat protein, with the protein MKKVLFIIAIFIATGISAQTKYQTGMQKAFGLWQQNKLTEASQLFERISKAEPDNWLPAYYAATVEIIGSFGMKDEAALTAKLTKAQEFVDVAKAISANNPEIIITQAFLNLGYIAFDGQKYGMTLGGKNSMLYAKALEISPENPRVILANAEWNMGSAKFFGKSTKPYCAEIERAIELGKKEKIEQEFYPKFQVKRAEEVLKQCQG; encoded by the coding sequence ATGAAAAAAGTATTATTTATTATCGCAATTTTCATTGCGACAGGGATTTCTGCGCAAACAAAATATCAAACAGGAATGCAAAAAGCATTTGGTTTATGGCAACAAAATAAATTAACTGAAGCATCGCAATTATTTGAACGTATTTCTAAAGCTGAACCAGACAACTGGTTACCTGCTTATTATGCTGCAACCGTTGAAATTATTGGAAGTTTTGGCATGAAAGATGAAGCTGCTTTAACAGCCAAACTAACAAAAGCTCAAGAATTTGTAGATGTTGCAAAAGCGATCTCAGCAAATAATCCTGAAATTATAATTACACAAGCATTCTTAAATTTAGGATATATTGCTTTTGATGGTCAAAAATATGGGATGACTTTAGGAGGAAAAAACAGTATGTTATATGCTAAAGCACTAGAAATTTCACCTGAAAACCCAAGGGTTATTTTAGCTAATGCAGAATGGAATATGGGTTCAGCTAAATTCTTTGGAAAATCTACGAAACCTTATTGTGCAGAAATTGAAAGAGCAATAGAGTTAGGAAAAAAAGAAAAAATTGAGCAAGAATTTTATCCAAAATTTCAAGTAAAAAGAGCGGAAGAAGTTTTAAAGCAATGCCAAGGATAG
- a CDS encoding amidohydrolase family protein: MKNRKLRINGHSHLLPYPEEIPQFMKEKEIFWVDDERKHMLQKGWKRPVTDSSFFLDEKLKWMERNKLDHAVVLNLSQLYGNGLRLEEMKKALRFQNDFNAKIQKNHPSKFTCGFVVHPGFIYGALDEIKRCVEELELKVLCLPTHFMDSIGQWRCVFDKENDRIFELADQYKLAIEIHPYDGDKMIKLENTNWRFHLIWMLAQCGDAYHFYTLNGMQERFKNIRTCFAHGGQLAQMNLGRRIQGFDGRPDLFEGKYHPRKAVGHKNIFFDTLVHDTDSLKLMLQRQGTKQVLMGLDDPYPLGEMESDKQSSYPGKILDLAIEKNIITEVEKGQIWEENVLQWLFGDDEKAKQDLVNKILS, translated from the coding sequence ATGAAAAACAGAAAATTACGCATTAACGGACATTCGCATTTATTGCCTTATCCAGAAGAAATTCCTCAGTTTATGAAGGAAAAAGAAATTTTTTGGGTAGATGATGAACGCAAACATATGTTACAAAAAGGTTGGAAAAGACCAGTAACAGATTCTAGTTTCTTTTTAGATGAAAAACTAAAATGGATGGAAAGAAATAAGTTAGATCACGCTGTTGTGCTTAATCTTTCTCAATTGTATGGTAATGGTTTGCGTTTAGAAGAAATGAAAAAAGCGTTGCGTTTTCAAAATGATTTTAATGCAAAGATTCAAAAAAATCATCCAAGTAAATTTACATGTGGTTTTGTAGTGCATCCTGGTTTTATTTATGGTGCTTTAGATGAAATTAAACGTTGTGTAGAAGAATTAGAGTTAAAAGTATTGTGTTTGCCAACGCATTTTATGGATTCCATTGGGCAATGGAGGTGTGTTTTTGATAAAGAAAATGACCGCATTTTTGAATTGGCAGATCAATATAAATTGGCGATTGAAATTCATCCTTATGATGGAGATAAAATGATAAAATTAGAAAACACCAATTGGCGTTTTCATTTAATTTGGATGTTAGCTCAATGTGGAGATGCTTATCATTTTTACACGTTAAACGGAATGCAAGAGCGTTTTAAAAATATTAGAACCTGTTTTGCTCATGGAGGTCAGTTAGCGCAAATGAATTTAGGTAGAAGAATTCAAGGTTTTGATGGAAGACCAGATTTGTTTGAAGGCAAATATCATCCAAGAAAAGCTGTGGGACATAAAAATATCTTTTTTGATACTTTAGTACATGATACAGATTCGTTAAAATTGATGTTACAAAGGCAAGGAACCAAGCAAGTTTTAATGGGCTTAGATGATCCTTATCCTTTAGGAGAAATGGAGAGTGATAAACAATCTTCTTATCCTGGTAAAATTTTAGATTTAGCCATCGAAAAAAATATAATTACTGAAGTAGAAAAAGGACAAATTTGGGAAGAAAATGTCTTGCAATGGCTTTTTGGTGATGATGAAAAAGCGAAACAAGATTTAGTGAATAAAATTCTTAGTTAG
- a CDS encoding 3-hydroxyanthranilate 3,4-dioxygenase — MSKLVQPINFKKWIDEHRHLLKPPVGNKQVWDNGEYIVMVVGGPNNRKDYHYNETPEFFYQLEGDMILKIIDDKGKQIDVEINEGDIYLLPGKVPHSPQRKENTVGLVIEYPRSESMLDALEWYCEKCGNQLYREEFKLDNIETDMPIIFDKFYSDKEKCTCSNCGTVMQKPRKIK, encoded by the coding sequence ATGAGCAAACTAGTACAACCCATAAATTTTAAAAAATGGATTGATGAACATCGTCATTTATTAAAACCACCTGTAGGTAACAAACAAGTTTGGGATAATGGAGAATATATTGTTATGGTTGTTGGTGGGCCAAACAACAGAAAAGATTATCATTATAACGAAACACCAGAATTTTTCTATCAATTAGAAGGCGATATGATTTTAAAAATCATAGATGATAAAGGCAAACAAATTGATGTAGAAATTAATGAAGGCGATATTTATTTACTGCCAGGTAAAGTACCACATTCGCCACAAAGAAAAGAAAATACGGTAGGTTTGGTCATCGAATATCCACGTTCAGAAAGTATGTTAGATGCCTTAGAATGGTATTGCGAAAAATGTGGAAATCAATTGTATAGAGAAGAATTTAAACTCGATAATATAGAAACAGATATGCCAATTATTTTCGATAAGTTTTATTCTGATAAAGAAAAATGTACATGTAGTAATTGCGGAACTGTTATGCAAAAACCTCGAAAAATTAAATAA
- a CDS encoding SDR family oxidoreductase, translating into MNLQLKNKNALVCGSTQGIGKATAILLAAEGANITLLARNEEKLQSVLAELPNSDQKHNYLVADFSKPEELKRVLETSSLQFHILVNNTGGPAGGPIFNAEIGEFERAFTQHLKCNHILVQTVAPFMKTKCFGRVINVISTSVKQPLDGLGVSNTIRGAVASWSKTMANELGEFGITVNNVLPGATNTERLNEIIKNKAKKIGLPIEKVAEIMMNASPAKRFAKPEEIANAIVFLASEKASYINGINVPVDGGRTKSL; encoded by the coding sequence ATGAATTTACAACTAAAAAATAAAAACGCATTAGTTTGTGGAAGCACACAAGGTATAGGTAAAGCAACAGCAATTTTATTGGCAGCAGAAGGTGCAAATATCACATTGTTAGCCAGAAACGAAGAAAAATTACAATCAGTTTTAGCAGAACTACCAAATTCAGACCAAAAACACAATTATTTAGTAGCAGATTTTTCGAAACCAGAAGAGTTAAAAAGAGTATTAGAAACATCAAGTTTACAGTTTCATATTTTAGTAAATAATACAGGTGGTCCTGCAGGAGGCCCAATTTTTAATGCAGAAATTGGCGAGTTCGAAAGAGCATTTACCCAACATTTAAAATGCAACCATATTTTAGTACAAACGGTTGCTCCTTTTATGAAAACTAAGTGTTTTGGTAGAGTTATTAATGTAATATCAACCTCTGTAAAGCAGCCCTTAGATGGTTTAGGTGTAAGCAACACCATTCGTGGTGCAGTTGCAAGTTGGTCTAAAACTATGGCTAATGAATTGGGCGAATTTGGCATAACTGTAAATAACGTTTTACCAGGTGCAACCAACACAGAAAGGTTAAATGAAATTATTAAAAATAAAGCTAAAAAAATAGGTTTACCTATAGAAAAAGTTGCAGAAATTATGATGAATGCTTCACCGGCCAAACGTTTTGCAAAACCAGAAGAAATTGCAAATGCTATTGTGTTTTTGGCAAGTGAAAAAGCAAGTTATATTAACGGAATTAACGTACCTGTAGATGGTGGAAGAACAAAAAGTTTGTAG